The Chroococcidiopsis sp. TS-821 genome contains the following window.
TTCTCGCAAGAGTTGTTCGAGTCGATAAGCTTGATCGAGCCGATTTTGATTTCTAAAGATACTCAACGCTTTTTCTAGCGATGCTAACGCCTCATCGCGTCTTCCTTGTTGCCAAAGTGCTTGTCCTAAATGTGTTAGAGCTTCACCATATTCAGGATTAATTTCGAGAGCCTTTTGATACTCGGTAATTGCTTCTTGCCATCTACCTTGACGCGCCCGAACGATGCCGATCGCATTATAAGCAAGTGCATAGCGTGAATTGTGTTTGATAGCTTGTTGATAGGCAGCGATTGCTTCTTCAGCTTTGTTTTGACGAAATAGTACATTGCCGAGTTTGTAATGTCCTACAGCATACTTTGGATATCTTTCAATTAACTTACGTAAAATCTCTTCAGCTTCAGTAAATTTTTCCTGACTGGATAAAGCATCAGCAGCTTGAATAAAACGAGTTCGTTCCTCAGTGCTGCTTTCGCCCATCTGCGCTAACTGGAATGCTTGCTTGTGATTCGTCACGGGCGTTTTAGCTAGCACTGTAGAATATGCACTTATCACCATTAGATAACCAAGTGCTAAGTACCCAAAAGGTTTAATCAATGCAACTACTTTGAACTTATGGTTCATCGCATTCAATGCCTGAAGCGTTATCTTTTCATTTTAGATTTTTACCAATAATTCTAGAACTTGTGCAATCTACACGATCGCGATCGCCAGAGAAGTTGCTTGATGTCACGATCGATGATACAATCTACAGAATTTGAGTAAGTCAGCCTAATCTAGACATTTCTTTCAAGGTAATCATTTCGACGAATTGAAAGAAAGCTAGAGCGGAGGAACCACATTATGGGGCGTATCTATTAAACCTTAATTATCCTAACTAGCCCGAAAATTAAGGTAGAAGGACATCTCTCAGTCCTAGCCCGTCAGCTAACTTCGTAGGCATCGAGAGGAGACTGAAGAGTAAGCATTTTCATAATGCCTTATATCTCGTTCAGTGTCTGAGGCTCGTACTGCTCAGTTTTTTGTACCTGCTTTTGACCTAAGGTATCTAAACGCATGAATATCAAGCCAATGCTCGCGCGTCTACAAAGCGCAATGGGTACGAACGCGATCGAAAGAATGATGTTGTTACCACCAGCAGCACATACTCAGAACACGATGGCGACATCAGTTAACCTGGTTGTTGGTTATAACAGTTCTCCCAACAGTCAAACAGCTTTAGATCTAACACTGTGGATTGCGCATCAAACTCGCTTAGCAACTCAAAAGCAAGTAACTGTTCATGTAGTCTATGTTGCT
Protein-coding sequences here:
- a CDS encoding tetratricopeptide repeat protein, producing MNHKFKVVALIKPFGYLALGYLMVISAYSTVLAKTPVTNHKQAFQLAQMGESSTEERTRFIQAADALSSQEKFTEAEEILRKLIERYPKYAVGHYKLGNVLFRQNKAEEAIAAYQQAIKHNSRYALAYNAIGIVRARQGRWQEAITEYQKALEINPEYGEALTHLGQALWQQGRRDEALASLEKALSIFRNQNRLDQAYRLEQLLRELKPDDDPSVA